A genomic region of Leptolyngbya sp. NIES-2104 contains the following coding sequences:
- a CDS encoding aspartyl/asparaginyl beta-hydroxylase domain-containing protein, protein MKQFNEYHLDPKQFPFLNLLQENWQQIRDEFTAFRQNATPEEIEFALSVMGPKSNTIKTKGQSKYSAFGVLFQGMFIEQYIEAHQINYPHGELQDVAKQVFELRKRYFWRLSDAIDKVNSSDHGMLRNVYFGTFLPGLDVKLHVNYNPHMNRGYLGLIVPEGDIAMKICHDTLFWHEGEFMVLDHSYPHCPHNYTDKERTVLVVDFFKTDQPRETLVRFEQEQVKQRLEENPYSLGVFGKNDKAKPEDFIKYGLSHQLEWDKALGV, encoded by the coding sequence ATGAAACAGTTTAATGAGTATCACTTAGATCCCAAACAGTTTCCTTTCCTCAATCTTCTTCAGGAAAATTGGCAGCAGATTCGCGACGAATTTACTGCATTTAGACAGAACGCAACTCCGGAGGAAATCGAGTTTGCTCTGAGTGTGATGGGACCGAAAAGTAACACGATTAAAACCAAAGGTCAGTCGAAATATAGTGCGTTTGGTGTGTTATTTCAAGGAATGTTTATTGAACAATACATTGAAGCTCATCAGATTAACTATCCGCACGGTGAGTTACAGGATGTTGCAAAGCAAGTCTTTGAGTTAAGGAAGCGGTACTTTTGGCGGTTGTCAGACGCGATCGACAAGGTAAACTCATCCGATCATGGGATGCTCAGAAATGTCTATTTCGGCACTTTTCTACCCGGATTAGATGTCAAGCTGCACGTCAATTACAATCCGCACATGAATCGCGGCTATCTCGGCTTGATTGTACCAGAAGGGGACATTGCGATGAAGATTTGCCATGACACCCTGTTTTGGCATGAAGGCGAATTTATGGTGCTCGATCATAGCTATCCACACTGTCCGCATAACTATACAGACAAAGAAAGAACGGTGCTAGTTGTGGATTTCTTCAAGACTGATCAACCGAGAGAAACTTTAGTTCGATTTGAACAAGAACAAGTCAAACAAAGGCTTGAAGAGAATCCGTATAGTTTGGGCGTGTTCGGTAAAAATGACAAAGCGAAGCCCGAAGACTTTATCAAGTATGGTTTAAGCCATCAATTGGAGTGGGACAAAGCTTTGGGCGTTTAG
- a CDS encoding nuclear transport factor 2 family protein, translating to MMTQDSGNTLAIARQAFAHFEQGLATGDWQAFFELLTDDFSFWFPIGKFSGLNVGKARAIEFFSYVSEVYDQGLKLTVDRVTSNETTVVFEFRDEGLMRGEPYKNRVAVSFDVRGDKICGYREYLGSDGKSN from the coding sequence ATGATGACTCAAGACTCTGGTAATACATTAGCCATTGCACGTCAAGCCTTCGCCCATTTTGAACAGGGACTTGCAACCGGAGATTGGCAAGCTTTTTTCGAGCTGCTGACCGATGATTTTTCGTTCTGGTTTCCGATCGGCAAATTTTCCGGCTTGAATGTCGGCAAAGCACGAGCGATCGAGTTTTTCAGCTACGTCTCTGAAGTGTACGATCAAGGATTGAAGTTAACGGTCGATCGCGTCACGAGCAACGAAACTACCGTTGTGTTTGAATTTCGCGATGAAGGACTGATGCGGGGAGAACCTTACAAAAATCGCGTTGCCGTCTCGTTTGATGTGCGAGGCGATAAAATTTGTGGCTATCGAGAATATCTCGGCAGCGATGGCAAATCAAACTAA
- a CDS encoding U32 family peptidase, which yields MTTPELLAPAGNWECAKAAIENGADAIYFGLDRFNARMRAENFTESDLPELMEFLHWRGVKGYVTLNTLIFQNELAEVEQYLRSIISSGVDAVIVQDIGICRLIRHLSPDFPIHGSTQMTVTSAAGVEFAKSLGCQLVVLARECSIKEINKIQQQLSDRNVTLPLEVFVHGALCVAYSGQCLTSEALGGRSANRGECAQACRMPYELISDGETVNLGDRRYLLSPQDLAGLEVLPELVRSGVTCLKIEGRLKAPEYVANVTRVYRTALDRAITDVNAEQYNLEMAFSRGLHTGWFEGINNQELVHARFGKKRGVYLGEVIDIRREQITIASKAPVKPGDGVVFDAGHPEAKEEGGRIYAVDRQNGKTILTFGRDQLNLRRISIGDLLWKTSDPDLDRQIRQTYAGDQPRFQRPIEIEIYGEIGEKLTAIARDTSGHITCIESEMPLVEAHSKPLTSERLQEQFGRLGNTPFKLGKLENHLNGAAMIPMSEMNRMRREIVDQLEQLRIQPKQWTLNENQTFTDLLPERTSQVQTPELIILVRNLKQLETVLKTGVQTVYCEFEDPRTYRQAVELTRRSSDAAIWVAPPRITKPNEQWILEQVRRSNADGYLVRNYDHLKYFEQDRKLGDFSLNVANAITAHYFKQFGLERLTASYDLNVEQLTHLIKSCPSDWFEITIHQHIPMFHMEHCVFCAFLSEGTDFTNCGRPCEKHEVKLRDRTRIEHVLHADAGCRNTVFNGTAQTGAEFVHSLLQCGVQRFRVEFLNESSNQIVQTIDRYRQLLNSEITGAQLWRDLKLQNQLGVTRGTLS from the coding sequence ATGACAACTCCGGAACTACTTGCTCCTGCGGGAAATTGGGAATGTGCAAAAGCCGCGATCGAGAACGGCGCAGACGCGATTTACTTCGGGTTAGATCGGTTTAATGCCCGCATGAGAGCAGAAAACTTTACAGAATCTGATCTGCCAGAGTTGATGGAATTTCTACACTGGCGGGGTGTGAAAGGTTACGTCACGTTAAATACGCTAATCTTTCAGAATGAATTAGCAGAAGTAGAACAATATTTACGATCGATTATCAGTTCTGGTGTCGATGCGGTGATTGTTCAAGACATCGGAATTTGTCGTCTGATCCGGCATTTATCCCCAGATTTTCCGATTCATGGTTCAACTCAAATGACGGTCACAAGTGCAGCAGGCGTTGAGTTTGCAAAATCACTGGGCTGTCAATTGGTTGTGTTAGCGCGGGAATGTTCGATCAAAGAAATTAATAAGATTCAGCAGCAATTAAGCGATCGTAATGTGACTCTGCCGCTCGAAGTGTTTGTGCATGGTGCGTTGTGTGTGGCGTATTCGGGGCAGTGTTTGACCAGTGAGGCTTTAGGGGGGCGATCGGCAAATCGAGGAGAATGCGCTCAAGCTTGCCGGATGCCGTATGAGTTGATTTCTGATGGAGAAACGGTCAATCTAGGCGATCGACGTTATTTGCTCAGTCCTCAAGATTTGGCAGGCTTGGAAGTTTTACCGGAACTTGTGCGATCGGGGGTCACTTGTCTCAAAATCGAAGGACGGTTAAAAGCTCCTGAATACGTGGCGAATGTCACCAGAGTTTATCGAACTGCACTCGATCGAGCAATTACTGATGTGAATGCTGAACAATACAACTTAGAAATGGCGTTCTCACGCGGTTTACACACTGGATGGTTTGAAGGGATTAACAATCAAGAATTAGTTCACGCTCGATTTGGGAAAAAACGCGGTGTTTATCTCGGTGAAGTGATCGATATTCGTCGGGAGCAAATTACGATCGCATCCAAAGCACCTGTAAAACCCGGTGATGGCGTTGTGTTTGATGCGGGACATCCAGAGGCCAAAGAAGAAGGCGGACGAATTTATGCGGTCGATCGACAAAACGGTAAAACAATCCTCACCTTCGGACGCGATCAGCTAAATTTGCGGCGAATTAGTATCGGAGATTTACTCTGGAAAACGAGCGATCCGGATCTCGATCGCCAAATTCGCCAAACCTACGCAGGCGATCAACCGAGATTTCAAAGACCGATCGAGATCGAAATTTATGGTGAGATTGGAGAGAAATTAACTGCGATCGCTAGAGATACGAGTGGACATATTACCTGCATTGAATCTGAAATGCCGCTTGTTGAGGCGCATTCTAAACCTTTAACATCCGAGCGATTGCAAGAACAATTTGGACGGCTGGGAAATACACCGTTTAAGCTTGGGAAGCTAGAGAATCATCTCAACGGAGCAGCAATGATTCCGATGAGTGAGATGAATCGAATGCGGCGGGAAATTGTCGATCAACTAGAACAGTTACGTATTCAGCCAAAACAATGGACGCTCAACGAGAATCAAACATTTACAGACTTGCTACCAGAGCGAACATCGCAAGTTCAAACACCAGAGTTAATCATTCTTGTTCGCAATCTCAAACAATTAGAAACAGTATTGAAAACCGGAGTTCAAACTGTTTACTGTGAATTTGAAGATCCTCGCACCTATCGCCAAGCTGTTGAACTTACGCGGCGCTCTTCAGATGCAGCGATCTGGGTAGCACCTCCGAGAATTACGAAGCCAAATGAACAATGGATCTTAGAGCAAGTTCGTCGATCGAATGCCGACGGTTACTTAGTCCGAAACTATGATCACTTGAAGTATTTTGAGCAAGATAGAAAGCTCGGTGATTTCTCACTCAACGTTGCCAACGCCATCACAGCACATTACTTCAAGCAGTTTGGTTTAGAGCGTCTCACTGCTTCTTATGATCTCAATGTCGAACAACTCACGCATCTGATCAAAAGCTGTCCCTCTGATTGGTTTGAAATCACGATTCACCAACACATTCCGATGTTTCACATGGAGCACTGTGTTTTCTGTGCATTTCTCTCAGAAGGAACCGACTTTACCAATTGTGGGCGACCTTGTGAAAAACACGAAGTAAAATTACGCGATCGTACCAGAATCGAACATGTTCTTCACGCTGATGCAGGTTGCCGAAACACGGTCTTCAACGGAACGGCACAAACTGGAGCGGAATTTGTTCACTCTCTATTACAGTGCGGCGTACAACGCTTTCGAGTCGAATTTCTGAATGAATCGAGCAATCAGATCGTGCAAACAATCGATCGATATCGTCAACTTCTAAACAGTGAGATTACAGGCGCACAACTCTGGCGCGATTTGAAACTACAAAACCAACTCGGAGTCACACGCGGAACACTCAGCTAG
- a CDS encoding HNH endonuclease gives MTINASTRRIVRQRANHLCEYCHSSEEASTTRFTLDHRQPKSLEGSDDVDNLVLACHRCNMRRYNFTAGTDRETGCTVPLFNPRLQLWSEHFSWSADGLRIVGLTAIGRATCDRLDMNDDEHDEGSIIGARRLWIRGGWHPPQDDPILPD, from the coding sequence ATGACCATTAACGCTTCAACTCGTCGAATTGTTCGTCAGCGGGCAAATCACTTATGCGAATATTGCCATTCTTCGGAAGAGGCAAGTACAACTCGATTCACACTTGATCACCGTCAGCCCAAATCTTTAGAAGGCTCGGATGATGTTGATAATTTAGTTTTGGCGTGTCACCGATGTAATATGCGGCGCTACAATTTTACGGCAGGTACTGATCGAGAGACAGGTTGCACTGTGCCTTTGTTTAATCCTAGATTGCAGTTGTGGTCTGAGCATTTTTCTTGGTCTGCGGACGGTTTGAGAATTGTAGGACTTACAGCTATTGGGAGAGCAACTTGTGATCGGCTCGACATGAACGATGATGAGCATGATGAGGGTTCAATTATTGGCGCTCGTCGTTTGTGGATACGAGGAGGATGGCATCCACCTCAAGATGATCCAATTCTGCCAGATTAG
- a CDS encoding dihydroorotase family protein translates to MTEPLALDRLIKNVRVVRPNQSEIVRSDVGIRNGKFAEIALEIDADRAKEVIDAQNLLGFPGVVDAHMHIGIYQPLEQDAIAESKAAAMGGVTTSLNYIRTGQYYLNKGGSYKDFFPEVLSRSTGHFFVDYSYHIAPISAQHIDEMQWLFEQYGVASFKIFMFYGGYGLHGLSEQQNLFLMINKEERYDFAHFEFIMRSLSQLQERYPNNAISLSLHCEVADILNAYTKIVQQDSTLTGLSAYSAARPPHAEGLAVCIASYLAHETNCININLLHLSSRKAIEAALMMQTIFPQIQFKREVTVGHLLLDVDAPTGKWAKVNPPIRPRSDVEFLWNAVLQNQIDWIVSDHACCSAEQKVSPQDPENIWLAKSGFGGTEYLLSGIISEGSKRGLSYNHMAKLLAWNPAQRFGLLQKGDIAIGYDADLVLVDPNETFVVHAAESESKQGYTPFEGMELTGRVKQTFLRGHLIYDRGQVLGNPQGQYLKRSSSFKTN, encoded by the coding sequence GTGACTGAACCTCTAGCGCTAGATAGACTGATCAAAAATGTGCGAGTTGTTCGCCCAAACCAGTCTGAAATCGTGCGTTCCGATGTGGGCATTAGGAATGGCAAATTCGCTGAAATCGCACTCGAAATTGATGCTGATCGAGCTAAAGAAGTAATCGATGCCCAAAATCTACTGGGATTTCCGGGTGTGGTTGATGCTCACATGCACATTGGAATCTATCAACCGCTCGAACAAGATGCGATCGCAGAAAGTAAAGCTGCTGCAATGGGAGGAGTCACGACCAGCTTAAACTACATTCGCACTGGTCAATACTATCTGAACAAGGGTGGCTCTTATAAAGACTTTTTTCCAGAGGTATTGTCTCGATCGACAGGTCACTTTTTTGTAGATTATAGCTATCACATTGCACCGATTAGCGCTCAGCACATTGATGAAATGCAGTGGTTATTCGAGCAATATGGAGTTGCTTCGTTCAAGATTTTTATGTTCTATGGCGGTTACGGTCTACACGGTCTTTCTGAGCAGCAAAATCTATTTCTGATGATCAACAAAGAAGAACGGTACGATTTTGCTCACTTTGAATTCATCATGCGTAGTCTGTCTCAGTTGCAAGAACGCTACCCGAATAATGCCATTAGTCTCAGTTTGCATTGTGAAGTCGCGGATATTCTCAATGCTTACACCAAGATTGTTCAACAAGACTCGACGCTGACGGGGTTGAGTGCTTATAGTGCGGCTCGTCCTCCCCATGCTGAAGGGCTTGCAGTTTGTATTGCATCTTATCTCGCTCACGAAACAAACTGTATCAACATCAATCTACTGCATCTTAGTTCTCGAAAAGCGATCGAAGCTGCCCTGATGATGCAAACGATCTTTCCGCAAATCCAGTTCAAGCGAGAAGTCACGGTCGGTCACTTGCTGCTTGATGTGGATGCTCCGACTGGAAAATGGGCGAAAGTGAATCCGCCGATTCGACCGCGATCGGATGTTGAATTTTTGTGGAACGCAGTGCTACAGAATCAGATCGATTGGATTGTGAGTGATCATGCTTGCTGTTCGGCTGAGCAGAAAGTTAGCCCTCAAGATCCGGAGAATATCTGGCTTGCCAAGTCAGGATTTGGCGGAACAGAGTATCTCTTATCTGGAATCATCAGTGAAGGCAGCAAGCGAGGTCTGTCATACAATCACATGGCAAAGCTGCTCGCTTGGAATCCAGCGCAACGATTCGGCTTATTGCAAAAAGGAGACATTGCGATCGGTTATGATGCGGATCTCGTTCTCGTCGATCCCAATGAAACTTTTGTCGTTCATGCGGCTGAATCAGAATCGAAACAGGGTTACACGCCGTTTGAAGGAATGGAGCTAACCGGACGAGTCAAGCAAACCTTTTTACGCGGACACTTGATTTACGATCGGGGTCAGGTTCTAGGAAATCCACAAGGACAGTACTTGAAGCGTTCATCCAGCTTCAAGACGAACTAG
- the cls gene encoding cardiolipin synthase, producing MLSVGGSVRIFSIVTVVVHLLGVINAAHAVMNVRSSRGAVAWSISLLTFPWLAIPLYWVLGRNRFYGYAEALHAAYVEHNTLAQQVYQEALEYKTDLPKAFISLQQLAESLATIPFTTGNRFELLLDGKETFKAMLTAIREATDYVLLQTYTLDDDEIGNEFCKVLIQKAKQGVRVYLLYDGIGTRGLARSYLRSMRQVGIKVKPFKSTKGRGNRWQINFRNHRKILIVDGAIGFVGGLNIADEYLGYKPPLSPWRDTHMRVQGTAVKCLQGSFLGDWFWATRKLPEVNWNIDPKPEFNQTALVFPTGPADHVPACTMFFVNAINQAKSRLWIASPYFVPDDSIATALKLAAIRGVDVRILLPNRPDHFMVYFCAFSYYNEMETAGVKIYRYQPGFMHQKVILIDDAIAGVGTVNFDNRSFLLNFEVMVFVLDQIFVRSVEKMLEDDLELCKIVEPGDYQKRSLLFRLIARIARLFAPIL from the coding sequence ATGCTGAGCGTCGGTGGTTCCGTTCGTATCTTTAGCATTGTCACAGTTGTTGTTCATCTCTTAGGCGTGATTAATGCGGCTCATGCCGTCATGAATGTGCGATCGTCGCGGGGTGCGGTTGCTTGGAGTATTTCGCTGCTGACGTTTCCTTGGTTGGCGATTCCGCTGTACTGGGTTCTGGGACGCAATCGATTTTACGGCTATGCGGAAGCCCTTCACGCCGCTTATGTCGAACATAATACCTTAGCTCAACAGGTTTATCAGGAAGCTTTAGAGTACAAAACAGATTTACCCAAAGCATTCATTTCACTGCAACAATTAGCAGAATCGTTAGCGACGATTCCATTCACAACAGGGAATCGTTTTGAATTGTTGCTAGACGGAAAAGAAACGTTTAAGGCAATGCTAACGGCAATCCGAGAAGCAACCGATTATGTTTTACTTCAGACTTATACCTTAGATGATGATGAGATTGGCAATGAATTCTGCAAAGTACTCATCCAGAAAGCAAAACAGGGTGTTCGAGTTTATTTGCTATATGACGGAATTGGAACACGGGGATTAGCTCGATCGTATTTACGATCAATGCGTCAAGTTGGGATTAAAGTCAAACCTTTCAAAAGCACCAAAGGACGAGGAAATCGCTGGCAAATTAACTTCCGTAATCACCGGAAAATTCTGATTGTCGATGGTGCGATCGGCTTTGTGGGTGGATTAAATATTGCTGATGAGTACCTCGGCTACAAACCGCCCTTAAGTCCGTGGCGAGATACTCATATGAGAGTGCAAGGAACGGCTGTCAAATGTTTACAGGGCAGCTTTTTAGGCGACTGGTTTTGGGCAACTCGTAAGCTTCCTGAAGTCAACTGGAACATTGATCCAAAGCCGGAATTTAATCAAACCGCGTTAGTATTTCCGACCGGACCTGCCGATCATGTTCCGGCTTGCACAATGTTCTTTGTGAATGCGATTAATCAAGCAAAATCGCGGCTCTGGATCGCTAGTCCGTATTTTGTGCCCGATGACTCGATCGCGACAGCGCTCAAACTCGCTGCAATCCGGGGGGTCGATGTGCGAATTTTACTGCCGAATCGTCCCGACCATTTCATGGTCTATTTCTGTGCGTTTTCGTATTACAACGAGATGGAAACAGCGGGTGTGAAAATCTATCGATATCAGCCTGGATTTATGCACCAGAAAGTGATTTTGATCGATGATGCGATCGCGGGAGTTGGAACGGTGAATTTTGATAATCGATCGTTTCTACTGAACTTTGAAGTGATGGTGTTTGTGCTGGATCAAATCTTTGTGCGATCGGTTGAAAAAATGCTCGAAGACGATCTAGAACTCTGCAAAATCGTTGAACCTGGAGATTATCAGAAGCGATCGCTTTTATTTCGCTTGATTGCCCGAATTGCGCGATTGTTTGCTCCGATTTTGTGA
- a CDS encoding endonuclease/exonuclease/phosphatase family protein — translation MSKLETGFAGNSSLRNLLPLYRFVRTDETVFHHHHAQTAPLNEKAIRVLNWNIAKNNDSSTWQRDFDWMLDRYCPDLIFLQEFSLCARTKNFKLAELSWSFAPNFIDQYHNVYAGVLSASRSTSINHRALVTEHFEPVSNTPKVSLVTEHPLGLGSLMTINSHLINFVDLEKFKAQLRELENAIAQHTGAIIFSGDFNTWNRSRWQMLDKMTRRLGLSRAEFPETDAQNIKRFLLSPPLDHIFYRGLRQNALQACVLDHIQSSDHKPMLVEFHL, via the coding sequence ATGTCCAAGTTGGAAACTGGCTTCGCAGGAAATTCTTCCCTAAGAAATTTACTGCCGCTGTACCGATTCGTTCGCACCGATGAAACCGTTTTTCATCATCATCACGCCCAAACCGCTCCGCTGAATGAAAAAGCGATTCGGGTACTGAATTGGAACATCGCCAAAAACAATGACAGTAGCACCTGGCAACGCGACTTTGATTGGATGCTCGATCGCTATTGTCCGGATCTGATTTTTCTTCAAGAATTCAGCCTGTGTGCCCGCACGAAGAATTTCAAACTGGCAGAATTAAGCTGGAGTTTTGCCCCTAATTTTATTGATCAATATCACAACGTTTATGCAGGCGTTCTGAGCGCTTCACGATCGACCTCGATTAATCACCGCGCCCTAGTCACCGAACACTTTGAGCCTGTCTCGAACACACCCAAAGTTTCCTTAGTCACAGAACACCCGTTGGGACTGGGAAGCTTGATGACCATTAATTCTCATTTGATTAACTTTGTTGATTTAGAGAAGTTTAAGGCACAGCTAAGGGAACTGGAAAACGCGATCGCACAACATACCGGAGCGATCATCTTTTCAGGAGATTTCAACACATGGAATCGATCTCGGTGGCAGATGCTTGATAAGATGACGCGCAGGCTCGGTTTATCGAGAGCAGAGTTTCCCGAAACAGATGCTCAAAATATCAAGCGATTTTTGTTGTCTCCACCGCTCGATCATATTTTCTATCGCGGCTTGCGGCAGAACGCTCTTCAAGCGTGTGTTCTCGATCACATTCAATCGTCTGATCATAAACCGATGCTAGTTGAGTTTCATCTTTGA